A single genomic interval of Rosistilla ulvae harbors:
- a CDS encoding DUF1559 family PulG-like putative transporter — MGFTLVELLVVIAIIGILVGLLLPAVQAAREAARRMQCTNNLKQLGLAVHNYADTFKVIPPLEVWQNGRTTNWGANVLLMPFIEQSALHEALNPQGDAIPNVSVQPLLATRIDGFICPSDPGPDLNFAFNDYGKANYLPSQGVFWVPYNDSGYTQACRLANITDGLSNTLLYGERFLGEQPFRSVGGIWAGRSRTGGNVQAHGRAAWPPNTPYAGDLDDISGTSDPLNTRTAYSSLHPGGVNITRCDGSVRFISENVDSLTSYPSSSSTNFFRLAAQAVSQPSDANRVWQNLFIPNDGNPVGDY; from the coding sequence ATGGGCTTTACATTGGTTGAGTTGTTGGTTGTGATTGCGATCATCGGGATTTTGGTTGGCCTGCTGCTGCCTGCGGTTCAAGCAGCTCGCGAAGCAGCCCGACGGATGCAATGCACAAACAATCTCAAGCAGCTCGGCCTAGCGGTTCACAACTATGCCGATACGTTCAAGGTGATTCCCCCGCTGGAAGTCTGGCAAAACGGCAGAACGACAAACTGGGGAGCAAACGTTTTGTTGATGCCATTTATTGAGCAATCGGCATTGCACGAAGCGTTGAATCCCCAAGGGGATGCGATTCCCAACGTGAGTGTCCAGCCTTTGCTGGCCACGCGGATCGATGGGTTTATCTGTCCATCGGACCCCGGTCCCGATCTGAACTTCGCGTTCAACGACTATGGCAAAGCAAACTACTTGCCAAGCCAGGGTGTTTTTTGGGTGCCTTATAACGACAGCGGTTATACCCAAGCGTGCCGCTTGGCCAATATCACCGATGGGCTTTCCAATACGCTCCTGTACGGCGAACGATTTCTGGGAGAGCAGCCGTTTCGTAGCGTGGGAGGCATTTGGGCAGGACGCAGCAGGACCGGGGGCAACGTCCAGGCCCATGGCCGCGCCGCTTGGCCGCCGAATACTCCCTATGCCGGTGATCTCGATGACATCTCGGGCACGTCGGATCCGCTGAATACGCGGACCGCCTATTCCAGCTTGCATCCTGGTGGCGTTAACATCACTCGTTGTGACGGCTCGGTCCGATTTATCAGCGAAAACGTCGACAGCCTCACTAGTTACCCGTCGAGTTCTTCCACAAACTTCTTCCGACTGGCCGCCCAAGCCGTCTCGCAACCGTCGGATGCCAATCGCGTCTGGCAAAACTTGTTCATTCCCAACGACGGCAATCCTGTCGGCGACTACTAA
- a CDS encoding HPP family protein: protein MLGMLPLPFAEVSESSVLNGEEIDAGVREQTNVNVLRCQRPVELDLPLLNPSLTFYQHIMELRFTALFMAIVSGIASITNFSLIYFPELGALSYEVFKNPSGKWAKHKWQLALVPMLTGIVGAACAIYLPYGFASMILSVGLSIAILLVLRSPIAPAISAGFFPVVLGVDTWWYPMAILGGTSSLALTRYAMDQVQPPAPLTFDHSEVEPTDDQRNSAPHVGSAIVRLLVFGLLTMAIANLFDNKLILFPPLIVIAFELFLHPIDCPWSTSLWKLPTTCLATATIGVLAVALLGPGVISTALTVVLGIVALKLIRLHIPPAIAVGLIPQILEGPIHWYPLSVGVGTSILVAFELASSAMLRIYLNKTRVQFDSQS, encoded by the coding sequence TTGCTTGGAATGCTGCCGCTACCATTCGCCGAAGTTTCCGAGTCGTCCGTCTTGAATGGCGAAGAAATCGATGCCGGCGTTCGGGAACAGACGAATGTAAACGTCTTGCGGTGCCAGCGACCAGTCGAACTCGATCTTCCTCTCTTGAATCCCAGCCTCACGTTCTATCAGCACATCATGGAATTGCGATTTACAGCATTGTTCATGGCAATCGTTTCCGGAATTGCCAGTATCACGAATTTCTCGTTGATCTATTTTCCCGAACTCGGAGCGCTAAGCTACGAAGTGTTCAAGAACCCGAGCGGAAAATGGGCGAAACACAAATGGCAGTTGGCTTTGGTTCCCATGTTAACGGGGATCGTTGGTGCAGCATGTGCAATCTACTTGCCGTATGGATTCGCCTCCATGATCCTTTCGGTTGGTTTGTCGATCGCGATATTGCTCGTTCTTCGGTCTCCGATCGCACCCGCGATTTCGGCTGGTTTCTTTCCCGTTGTCTTGGGAGTTGATACGTGGTGGTATCCTATGGCGATCCTGGGCGGGACATCATCGCTTGCTTTGACTCGTTACGCGATGGATCAAGTTCAGCCCCCCGCTCCGCTCACGTTTGACCATTCCGAGGTCGAGCCAACAGATGACCAACGAAACAGCGCTCCCCATGTTGGCTCCGCAATCGTTCGGCTTTTGGTCTTCGGGCTGCTAACCATGGCGATAGCCAACTTGTTCGACAACAAACTGATCCTCTTTCCGCCACTCATTGTGATCGCCTTTGAGTTGTTTCTGCATCCCATCGACTGCCCTTGGTCAACAAGCCTCTGGAAATTGCCAACCACATGCCTTGCGACGGCAACCATCGGCGTACTTGCAGTCGCCTTGCTGGGGCCAGGCGTCATTTCAACTGCGCTCACCGTCGTCCTTGGGATCGTGGCACTTAAACTAATTCGACTCCATATCCCACCAGCTATCGCCGTTGGACTGATCCCTCAGATTCTGGAGGGCCCCATTCATTGGTATCCATTATCGGTCGGAGTCGGCACGTCCATCTTGGTGGCATTTGAGTTGGCCTCTTCCGCCATGCTTCGAATCTACCTAAACAAGACGCGAGTTCAATTCGACTCGCAAAGTTGA
- a CDS encoding XylR family transcriptional regulator, giving the protein MLRPFLTLRPPKVLPVMQPTPRVALFVETSRAYGRGVLKGIWQHVQEHGRWSILFRPRGLEEPTPAWMASWQGDGIIAHVTNLRTAAVLKRSAAPCVDVLGDIPNTGFPVVKTDCLRIAELAFGHLAGLGLKNIGICGMRRGHRPRLDERCDAFQSLAEEAGYDVNIFQPRGGGQYGPSWAKEQKQLVDWVRSLPKPIGIFACNDIRGRETLDACATADIPVPEHVAVIGVGNDELLCELSDQRLTSVDVNPIRVGYQAADLLSRMMQGQNVPAKFNVSPRRVVERQSTDMLAVEDPEVADAVKYIRLHACDAIDVNDVVQEVAVGRRVLERRFRDLLGRSLKSEIVRVRLARARELLIETSLSATTVSYRCGFSSPAYFMDHFHKKVGMTTKDFRESARREEDPDPDED; this is encoded by the coding sequence ATGCTTCGTCCCTTTCTCACGCTGCGTCCTCCCAAGGTGCTACCCGTTATGCAACCGACACCACGCGTTGCCTTGTTCGTCGAAACGTCGCGGGCCTACGGCCGAGGCGTGCTGAAGGGAATCTGGCAACATGTTCAAGAGCATGGTCGTTGGTCGATCTTGTTCCGTCCCCGCGGATTGGAAGAACCGACACCCGCATGGATGGCCTCCTGGCAAGGCGATGGAATCATCGCGCATGTAACCAACCTGCGAACGGCGGCGGTTCTGAAACGTTCGGCGGCTCCCTGCGTCGACGTTCTTGGTGATATCCCCAACACGGGGTTCCCTGTGGTGAAGACCGATTGCCTGCGGATCGCCGAGTTGGCGTTTGGGCATCTCGCTGGCTTGGGGCTGAAAAACATCGGCATCTGCGGCATGCGCCGCGGCCATCGCCCGCGCCTCGACGAACGTTGTGATGCTTTCCAATCGCTGGCCGAAGAAGCTGGGTACGACGTCAACATTTTTCAGCCACGTGGCGGCGGTCAGTACGGTCCGTCTTGGGCGAAAGAACAAAAGCAGTTGGTCGATTGGGTTCGCAGTTTGCCAAAGCCGATCGGGATCTTCGCCTGCAATGACATCCGTGGCCGCGAGACGCTCGACGCCTGCGCTACCGCGGATATTCCGGTTCCCGAACATGTCGCCGTGATCGGCGTTGGCAACGATGAATTGCTGTGCGAATTAAGCGACCAACGGCTCACCAGCGTCGACGTCAATCCGATCCGCGTCGGCTACCAAGCCGCCGATCTGCTCAGTCGAATGATGCAGGGGCAAAACGTTCCAGCGAAGTTCAATGTCTCGCCACGACGCGTTGTCGAAAGGCAATCGACCGACATGCTGGCGGTCGAGGATCCGGAGGTCGCCGATGCGGTGAAATACATTCGCCTGCATGCTTGTGATGCGATCGACGTCAACGATGTCGTGCAGGAAGTGGCCGTAGGAAGACGTGTGCTGGAGCGTCGGTTCCGCGACTTGCTGGGACGCTCGCTCAAATCCGAAATCGTCCGTGTTCGACTGGCGCGGGCCCGAGAACTGCTGATCGAAACATCGCTCTCGGCAACAACGGTCTCTTACCGATGCGGGTTCAGCAGTCCCGCGTATTTCATGGATCACTTCCACAAGAAAGTTGGAATGACCACCAAAGATTTCCGCGAGTCCGCGCGGCGTGAAGAAGACCCGGACCCAGATGAAGATTGA
- a CDS encoding sialidase family protein, with product MLNRRNLIKAAAGWGGACTLPGISANSWAKSYGEDRPLLRPVFDQVICPETAEHPRNDHQTILPLDSDRLMLVWSEYYLNAAQPSQRGGNARIGDEVSCQISSMISSDRGRTWSDRRVLQPNEWKHNVKQSNLVRLSENELLMFYVGWDSATDRNVFRRRSLDNGQTWDAQVQISQPGWYCNNADRAIRLSTGRILLPAHGPYDPRYIGGTRYKGGDLHSFVYYSDDGFQTWKTSKNSMTAEGRGCHEPTIVELKDGSLYCLMRNTNKKQYASRSIDGGETWSTPEPTVLTSPESPALLKRIPSTGDLMVIWNNVSSSSNWPRNPLSVAISDDEAKTWKHVQDIDNRNNYEIAYPSATFVDDEVLIAYYSRPTRGRVGSEVTLRIYKTDQLYT from the coding sequence ATGCTGAATCGACGAAATCTCATCAAAGCGGCGGCAGGTTGGGGCGGAGCGTGCACCCTGCCAGGCATTTCGGCGAACAGCTGGGCGAAATCGTATGGCGAAGATCGTCCGTTGCTGCGCCCGGTTTTCGACCAGGTGATTTGTCCCGAGACGGCGGAGCATCCGCGAAACGACCATCAAACGATCCTGCCCTTGGATTCGGATCGCCTGATGTTGGTCTGGTCCGAATACTACTTGAATGCCGCGCAGCCATCGCAGCGGGGTGGAAATGCAAGGATCGGGGACGAAGTCTCGTGTCAGATCTCGAGCATGATTTCGTCGGATCGCGGCCGCACGTGGAGCGACCGACGCGTGCTGCAACCGAATGAGTGGAAACACAACGTCAAGCAGTCCAATCTGGTTCGGCTTTCCGAGAACGAACTCTTGATGTTCTATGTCGGCTGGGATTCCGCGACCGATCGCAACGTCTTTCGGCGGCGGTCGCTCGACAATGGCCAAACGTGGGACGCGCAAGTGCAAATCTCACAGCCGGGCTGGTACTGTAACAACGCCGACCGCGCGATTCGCTTAAGCACCGGGCGGATTCTCTTGCCGGCGCATGGCCCCTACGACCCGCGTTATATCGGCGGCACGCGTTACAAAGGAGGCGACTTGCATTCGTTTGTCTATTATTCGGACGACGGCTTTCAAACGTGGAAGACCAGCAAAAACAGCATGACGGCTGAAGGGCGTGGGTGCCATGAACCGACCATCGTCGAGCTGAAAGATGGCAGCCTGTATTGTTTGATGCGGAATACGAACAAGAAACAGTACGCGAGCCGTTCTATCGATGGCGGCGAAACGTGGTCGACGCCCGAGCCGACGGTGCTAACTTCCCCCGAGTCTCCCGCGCTCCTGAAGCGGATCCCAAGCACCGGCGACTTGATGGTGATCTGGAACAACGTAAGTTCGAGTTCCAATTGGCCGAGAAATCCGCTCAGCGTCGCCATTTCAGACGATGAAGCGAAAACCTGGAAGCACGTTCAAGACATCGACAATCGCAACAACTACGAGATCGCCTATCCCTCGGCAACTTTCGTCGATGATGAAGTCTTGATCGCCTATTACTCGCGCCCCACCAGAGGAAGAGTCGGCTCCGAGGTAACGCTGCGAATCTATAAAACCGACCAGCTCTACACCTAG
- a CDS encoding 3'-5' exonuclease encodes MSAATDVRYLVFDVESVADGDLIARARYKSDTMQAGDAIEEFRSDLVNEGGKDFIPYTFQMPVAVVIAKVSADLELLDLVSLDEPLHRPHVITQHFWRGWQAYKQPTWVTFNGRGFDIPLMELAAFRHGIQLPEWFNMSARTYDQNRNRYNMKSHIDLHEMLTNFGSTWFRGGLNLAANLVGKPGKMVVAGNMVQGLYEQGELQTISDYCRCDVLDTYFVFLRFNVISGRIDVTREQELVAKAKQYIVERADDCQAYADYLEGWGEWENPWTAGT; translated from the coding sequence ATGTCAGCTGCAACCGACGTCCGTTATCTGGTTTTTGACGTGGAGAGTGTCGCCGACGGCGACCTAATCGCGCGTGCTCGCTACAAGAGCGACACGATGCAGGCGGGGGACGCGATCGAAGAATTCCGCAGCGATCTTGTTAACGAGGGTGGCAAGGACTTCATTCCCTATACCTTCCAGATGCCGGTGGCCGTCGTGATCGCCAAGGTCTCGGCCGACCTGGAACTGTTGGACCTCGTCTCGCTCGACGAACCGCTGCATCGACCGCACGTGATCACTCAGCATTTCTGGCGCGGCTGGCAAGCTTATAAACAGCCGACTTGGGTGACGTTTAATGGACGCGGTTTCGACATCCCGTTGATGGAACTTGCGGCCTTTCGGCACGGCATTCAGCTGCCCGAATGGTTCAACATGTCGGCGCGTACGTACGACCAAAACCGCAACCGCTACAACATGAAGTCGCACATCGACCTGCACGAAATGTTGACAAATTTTGGTTCGACGTGGTTCCGCGGGGGACTGAATCTGGCGGCCAACCTGGTCGGCAAACCGGGCAAGATGGTTGTTGCAGGGAACATGGTCCAAGGGCTCTATGAACAGGGCGAACTGCAGACGATCAGCGATTATTGCCGCTGCGATGTCTTGGATACCTATTTTGTCTTCCTGCGTTTTAACGTGATCAGCGGGCGGATCGATGTCACCCGCGAGCAAGAACTGGTTGCCAAGGCGAAGCAATATATCGTCGAACGCGCCGACGACTGCCAGGCCTACGCAGACTATTTAGAAGGCTGGGGCGAATGGGAAAACCCCTGGACCGCGGGAACCTAA